The genomic region CGCCTTTCATCCCGGTACCGGAGTCTATCAGGCACCAGTAGGCAACTCACCGAAGCCGACAGAATAAAACCGGATAACCAGGCCGATCAGGCCTGAATCATCAACATATTGCGTACGATGGGCGTCAGGCCACCGACAAAGAATTCAACCCCGATCACCATCACAATCAAACCCATGATCCGCAACAACACCTTGTTGCCGCTTTCCCCCAGACGGTCCATGATCGGCGTGGAAAACAGCAGGAACACATAGGTCACCAGCGCCACCAGGGCAATGGAGGAAAACAACATCAGGTGGTACACCAGACCAGTGTTACTGCTCATCAAAATGATCACCGAGGCAATGGCGCCGGGACCCGCTATGAGGGGGATGGCGATCGGCGTAATGGCGATATCCTGGGTGTAGGATTCCATTTCATGCAGGTTATCCTTATCGAAACGAATCTTACTAAGGCGAGCCTGAATCATCTCGTAGCCCATGATAAAAAAGATCACGCCCCCCACGATGCGCAGGCTGTCGACGGTGATGGAGAAGATTTTGAAAATAAACTGACCAGTAACCGCAAACAGGATCAAAATAATGGCCGCGGTCAATGTCGCCTTGCCCGCTACCCGGCGGGCTGTGGCCCGGTCCAGCTGGGAGGTCATGGAAGTAAATATCGGTGTCACACTGAGCGGGTTGATCATCGTAAACAACGATGTCAGGCACAACAGGAAAAACTCCAGCAACTCATTGGGCATAACAATCAACTCCTGACACTGACGCGATGGGCGCACCGACAAGGTTCACTATAGCGTTAACGGTCATTAAATCCTCTTTCTCTTTTCAACAGTGCGACAGAATAGTCCTGGCATCAATTAGCCCTGGCTTCTATTAGCCATAGCACCATACAATGCCTCGAGCTAGAAACGCCTTACGCCACATGCATTCCATAGCTCAAAAAACCTATCAAGTGTCTCGATAGCCGATACGGTTGTACCTCAAGAGCCACAACTGCGGGAACCTCTATTGCCAACGCCATCGTCCTCCCCATCGCAAAAACACTCAGAATCTACCATCGGTCTTTTTTTCGCCCTCGCCGCCTTCACGTTTTGGGGTCTTTGCCCAATTTACTTCAAGGCCGTCTCCGCGGTTCCCGCACTGGAAGTGCTTTCGCACAGAATCCTGTGGTCCGTTTTATTACTCGCCGCGCTCATCAGTGTGGCACGACAATGGCCACTCACCCTCGGCATTCTGAGAGATCGAAAAAAACTGAAGTTATTACTTGTCTCGGCCATTTTGATCGCCATTAACTGGCTAACCTTTATCTGGGCCGTTTCTAACGAACGTATTCTGGATACCAGTTTGGGTTATTTCATCAATCCGCTGGTCAATGTGCTGCTGGGTATGGTGTTCCTGCAGGAGCGCCTCAATCGTGGACAGACCCTGGCCCTGCTGCTGGGGTTGGCGGCGGTATGCTACCAGATCATGGTGATGGGCAGTATCCCCCTCGTAGCCCTTATTTTAGCCTGCAGTTTTGGCTTCTATGGCCTGGTTCGAAAGAAAGTGTCCGTCGCTTCGGTGCCGGGACTGGCGATTGAAACACTGCTGTTGTTGCCACTTTGTCTGGGATACCTTGGCTATCTGGCGCTCAATCAACAATCAAACTTTAGCGGGCAAACTCCCGACACGGCCCTGCTGCTGGCACTGGCCGGTGTGGTCACGACACTGCCTCTGGTCTGGTTCAATTCTGCGGCCACGCGTCTGCCCCTGTCCACCATCGGTTTTATTCAATATTTGGGCCCCTCCATTGCTTTTATGCTGGCGGTCTTTCTTTATGATGAACCCTTTAATCGCGAAAAGCTGATCGTGTTCGCCTTGATCTGGATGGCCCTGGTGGTCTTCAGCCTAGATGCCTGGCAACAACAGCGACGCAGAAACTTGTAAAGCCAAACCCTCGCCCCCATATCTGAAATAGCTGGCCAATTCTGGCAATACAGTTATGGAATCAATACTCAAGGACACAGGGAACTCAGTGGCTACCACAGACAACGCTATGGAGAGCAATCCACCAGCATCGGTTGGTGACGAGATCCGGTCAGGCGCGCGGGACACCATCCCACTCATTGTTGGCGCTATCCCCTTCGGGATTATCTTTGGCACACTGGCTGTCACCAATGGCTTATCGCCCTGGACGGCCATGGCGATGTCGTTGTTTGTCTTTGCCGGGTCTTCCCAATTTATTGCCGTGGGCTTGCTGGCGATTGGTTCGAGTCCTGCCGTGGTAATCTTGACCACTTTTGTCGTGAATCTTCGTCACCTTTTGTATGCCGCATCGCTGGTACCCTACGTGCGTCACCTGTCCCAACGTTGGAGAATTCTGCTGGCCTTTGGTCTCACCGACGAAAGCTACGCCGTGGTTGCCAATCGCTATTTTAACCAGCAAGCCCGCGATAGAAACCACTGGTATTTCCTGGGTTCCACCTTAGCCATGTGGAGCAACTGGCAACTGTGCACCCTGTTAGGAATCAGCCTGGGGGCCCTGATCCCCGACATGAGCAGCTGGGGGCTCGACTTTGCCATGTCCGTTACCTTTATCGGTCTGGTGATACCTTACGTGCGTAACTGGCCGATGATGGCCGCTGTTCTGGTTTCCGGCACCATAGCCGTGGCGGCCCACCCCCTACCCCACAATCTGGGATTAATACTGGCGGCGCTGTGCGGCGTCGTCGCTGGCGTGCTGTGCGAACGTTTCAAACCTACACCGGAGGCCGCGTAGTGAATGACCTACTACTGATTCTGGGTATGGTCGCCGTGACTTTCCCCGTTCGCTACACCCTGTTCGCCCTGGCCGGTCGTTTTCGTTTTCCGGAAGCGGTTTCCGATGCCCTGCGCTTCGTGCCGCCGGCCGTGTTAACCGCCATTATTGTACCGGCGGTACTGATGCCCAACGGCGAGATCCAGCTAAGCCTGGACAATGCCTATCTGATCGGTGGACTCATCGCCGTAGCCATCGCCTGGTTCAGTCGCAACCTGTTATTGACGATCCTGATTGGCATGACCAGTTTCCTGATACTCAAACACCTGATCCTATAGAGCGACTCGGCCCGAAATAGCGACGACAATTCCAGAGCCGTTTAAAAGGAGGAACCCGGTTGGGTCAAAAACTCTATTTCCTCAGCGGACGACTGTCGAGCCAGGGCCTTGTTACGATGGGGGAAACGACCGAAGCGCTGAATAATATCGCGATGCAAACGGGCAAACCGGGCATTACTCAGCACCTCATCCCGCTGCGA from Aestuariirhabdus haliotis harbors:
- a CDS encoding MarC family protein yields the protein MPNELLEFFLLCLTSLFTMINPLSVTPIFTSMTSQLDRATARRVAGKATLTAAIILILFAVTGQFIFKIFSITVDSLRIVGGVIFFIMGYEMIQARLSKIRFDKDNLHEMESYTQDIAITPIAIPLIAGPGAIASVIILMSSNTGLVYHLMLFSSIALVALVTYVFLLFSTPIMDRLGESGNKVLLRIMGLIVMVIGVEFFVGGLTPIVRNMLMIQA
- the rarD gene encoding EamA family transporter RarD; this translates as MPTPSSSPSQKHSESTIGLFFALAAFTFWGLCPIYFKAVSAVPALEVLSHRILWSVLLLAALISVARQWPLTLGILRDRKKLKLLLVSAILIAINWLTFIWAVSNERILDTSLGYFINPLVNVLLGMVFLQERLNRGQTLALLLGLAAVCYQIMVMGSIPLVALILACSFGFYGLVRKKVSVASVPGLAIETLLLLPLCLGYLGYLALNQQSNFSGQTPDTALLLALAGVVTTLPLVWFNSAATRLPLSTIGFIQYLGPSIAFMLAVFLYDEPFNREKLIVFALIWMALVVFSLDAWQQQRRRNL
- a CDS encoding AzlC family ABC transporter permease, with protein sequence MATTDNAMESNPPASVGDEIRSGARDTIPLIVGAIPFGIIFGTLAVTNGLSPWTAMAMSLFVFAGSSQFIAVGLLAIGSSPAVVILTTFVVNLRHLLYAASLVPYVRHLSQRWRILLAFGLTDESYAVVANRYFNQQARDRNHWYFLGSTLAMWSNWQLCTLLGISLGALIPDMSSWGLDFAMSVTFIGLVIPYVRNWPMMAAVLVSGTIAVAAHPLPHNLGLILAALCGVVAGVLCERFKPTPEAA
- a CDS encoding AzlD domain-containing protein is translated as MNDLLLILGMVAVTFPVRYTLFALAGRFRFPEAVSDALRFVPPAVLTAIIVPAVLMPNGEIQLSLDNAYLIGGLIAVAIAWFSRNLLLTILIGMTSFLILKHLIL